One Osmerus mordax isolate fOsmMor3 chromosome 16, fOsmMor3.pri, whole genome shotgun sequence genomic window carries:
- the LOC136958870 gene encoding oxysterol-binding protein-related protein 1-like isoform X5, which produces MPVIFNEPLSFLQRLTEYMEHTYLIHQANAASDSVQRMKCVAAFAVSAVASQWERTGKPFNPLLGETYELIREDLGFRWMSEQVSHHPPVSAFHAEGLKEDFLFHGSIYPKLKFWGKSVEAEPKGVITLELPKHGEAYTWTNPTCCVHNIIVGQLWIEQYGNVEVINHKTGERCSLTFRPCGLFGKELHKVEGYILDKSKKKLCAIYGKWTECLYTVDPATFDSYKKADKKNAEEKKSNTKDEEPEEMPLPDAETVQLIPGSELIWRISPRPENSAEFYAFSTFAMQLNELEKDMEGVIPSTDCRLRPDIRAMENGDIDAASAEKKRVEEKQRVARKNRSKSNDEWKTRWFQQGPNPHNKAQDWLYSKGYWDRNYSQLPDIY; this is translated from the exons ATGCCTGTTATCTTCAACGAGCCCCTCAGCTTCCTGCAGCGTCTGACAGAGTACATGGAGCACACATACCTCATCCACCAGGCCAACGCTGCCTCCGACTCAGTACAGAGGATGAAG tgtgtagcAGCgtttgctgtgtctgctgtagcCTCACagtgggagaggacaggaaagccCTTCAACCCACTACTGGGAGAGACCTACGAACTAATCAG agaggaCCTGGGTTTCCGCTGGATGTCGGAGCAGGTGAGTCATCACCCCCCGGTCAGCGCCTTCCACGCCGAGGGCCTGAAGGAGGACTTCCTGTTCCACGGCTCCATCTACCCCAAACTCAAGTTCTGGGGCAAGAGCGTGGAGGCCGAGCCCAAGGGGGTGATCACCCTGGAGCTGCCTAa ACATGGTGAAGCTTACACCTGGACCAACCCTACCTGCTGTGTCCACAACATCATAGTGGGTCAGCTGTGGATAGAGCAGTATGGCAACGTGGAAGTCATCAATCACAA GACCGGGGAACGCTGCAGCCTGACATTCAGACCTTGCGGCCTTTTTGGCAAAGAGCTGCACAAAGTGGAGGGCTACATTCTGGATAAAAG CAAAAAAAAGCTGTGTGCCATATATGGCAAATGGACTGAATGTTTATACACAGTAGACCCGGCCACTTTTGATTCCTACAAGAAGGCTGACAAGAAGAatgcagaggagaagaaaagcaACACCAAG GACGAGGAGCCAGAGGAGATGCCCCTGCCGGATGCTGAGACAGTCCAGCTCATCCCTGGGAGCGAGCTCATCTGGAGGATATCTCCCCGGCCAGAGAACTCCgctgag TTCTACGCCTTTTCCACGTTTGCCATGCAGCTGAACGAGCTGGAGAAGGACATGGAGGGGGTCATCCCTTCCACAGACTGCCGCCTGCGGCCAGACATACGCGCCATGGAGAACGGAGACATCG ATGCTGCGAgtgcagagaaaaagagagtggaggagaaacAACGAGTGGCCAGGAAAAACCGCTCCAAGTCCAACGACGAATGGAAAACGAG gtggttcCAGCAGGGTCCTAACCCCCACAACAAGGCTCAGGATTGGCTCTACTCCAAAGGCTACTGGGATAGGAACTACTCCCAGCTCCCCGATATTTACTGA